A window of the Methanoregula sp. genome harbors these coding sequences:
- a CDS encoding heparan-alpha-glucosaminide N-acetyltransferase, whose translation MNECSRLWEIDLFRGIAILMMIVFHTVFDLSFFSIAPVDVSDGFWRYFAYMTASLFLMIVGVSLIISHARAGLKLSGVSLAKKYFIRGAGIFALGLLVTFGTWLYLREGCVIFGILHLIGISIMLSPLFFRFGKLNILFGLACLPVGWIISGLSDPAFLLPLGIIPHGFSSVDYTPLFPWFGMVLIGMGLGEYLYDGGVRQFSLEPLPDLLVAPLSFLGRHSLVIYLVHQPVIILLLALVTGTKVL comes from the coding sequence ATGAACGAGTGCTCGCGGCTCTGGGAGATCGATCTGTTCCGGGGCATCGCGATCCTCATGATGATTGTGTTCCATACCGTGTTTGATCTCAGTTTTTTCAGCATTGCACCGGTAGATGTGTCGGACGGATTCTGGCGGTACTTTGCCTATATGACCGCTTCGCTTTTCCTTATGATTGTCGGGGTATCACTGATCATCAGCCATGCCCGGGCAGGGCTGAAATTATCCGGCGTTTCGCTTGCGAAAAAATATTTCATCCGGGGTGCAGGAATTTTTGCGCTCGGGCTCCTTGTAACGTTTGGTACCTGGTTGTACCTGCGTGAAGGTTGTGTGATCTTCGGCATTCTGCACCTTATCGGGATTTCTATCATGCTCTCTCCCCTTTTTTTCCGGTTTGGAAAGCTGAACATCCTGTTCGGACTCGCATGCCTTCCGGTTGGCTGGATAATTTCGGGTTTGAGCGACCCGGCATTCCTGCTGCCACTGGGAATAATCCCGCACGGATTTTCTTCTGTTGATTATACTCCGCTTTTCCCATGGTTTGGGATGGTGCTGATTGGTATGGGACTGGGAGAGTACCTCTATGACGGAGGCGTACGGCAGTTTTCCCTCGAACCATTGCCGGATCTGCTGGTTGCACCGCTCTCGTTTCTCGGCCGTCATTCGCTTGTAATATATCTCGTCCACCAGCCGGTGATCATTCTCCTGCTGGCACTGGTGACCGGAACAAAAGTGCTGTAA
- a CDS encoding methanogenesis marker 8 protein: protein MADKKDEHIIEAIGKCRVVVRDGKVVEVGKPIIADCPLAKRFAFPVPEITPEAIKANIEHRIRAFGMCTPAREVLDTRAFVGFGASELISFGIQSGILDAAVVACDGAGTVVATTPEMVQGIGGRMSGLVSTSPHPSVIDRIEQNRGYVLDPINARIDQQSGVALAHLKGFRRIAVTVAIPADAEAIRAAYPDSVIVAVHVSGLSRLESARLIGASDLVTSCASKPIREIAGPLALVQAGIAIPVFAMTPAGKTLIIEKIRSSNEPVLIKPTKLPVTGDREPSPLV from the coding sequence ATGGCTGACAAAAAGGATGAACACATCATCGAAGCGATCGGCAAATGCCGGGTCGTTGTACGCGATGGGAAGGTAGTTGAAGTCGGAAAACCGATCATTGCTGACTGCCCCCTGGCAAAACGGTTTGCATTTCCGGTACCCGAGATCACACCGGAAGCGATTAAGGCAAACATTGAACACCGGATCCGGGCATTCGGGATGTGCACGCCCGCACGCGAAGTGCTGGACACCCGGGCGTTTGTCGGGTTCGGAGCTTCGGAACTGATCAGTTTCGGCATACAATCCGGCATACTCGATGCAGCGGTTGTTGCCTGTGATGGCGCCGGTACGGTGGTTGCCACCACCCCGGAAATGGTACAGGGTATCGGTGGCAGGATGTCAGGACTCGTGTCTACATCGCCACATCCATCAGTGATAGATAGAATCGAACAGAACCGGGGGTATGTCCTTGATCCGATCAACGCACGGATCGATCAGCAGTCGGGTGTTGCCCTCGCCCACCTCAAAGGCTTCCGTCGCATTGCTGTGACGGTGGCTATACCTGCAGATGCAGAAGCGATCCGTGCTGCGTACCCGGACTCAGTTATTGTTGCCGTTCATGTCAGCGGTTTATCCCGGCTAGAATCAGCAAGACTTATCGGTGCATCCGATCTGGTAACGTCATGTGCATCTAAACCCATACGGGAGATTGCCGGTCCTCTTGCGCTGGTTCAGGCAGGCATTGCGATACCGGTTTTTGCTATGACACCGGCCGGAAAAACACTTATTATCGAAAAAATCCGTTCATCGAATGAACCGGTTCTTATAAAACCCACCAAATTACCGGTAACCGGTGATCGTGAGCCTTCACCGCTGGTATAG
- a CDS encoding MscL family protein: MVDKNLGDAEKLIGGGVSTLGKGAEGFNKEFMDFLQKYQVIGLAVAFVIGAAATKLVNSTVSDIIMPIIAVIIPGGNWREAVFQVGPIKFLLGDFVGAMIDFIIIALVIFIIVKYIMKGDVSKKV, from the coding sequence ATGGTTGATAAGAATCTTGGTGATGCAGAAAAATTGATCGGGGGCGGAGTCTCGACCCTCGGAAAAGGGGCAGAGGGCTTTAACAAGGAATTCATGGATTTCCTCCAGAAATACCAGGTGATTGGACTTGCAGTCGCATTTGTCATCGGTGCTGCTGCCACAAAACTGGTCAACTCAACGGTATCCGATATCATCATGCCGATCATTGCAGTAATTATCCCGGGCGGAAACTGGAGAGAGGCGGTATTTCAGGTGGGTCCCATTAAGTTCCTGCTGGGCGATTTTGTCGGCGCAATGATAGATTTTATCATTATCGCACTCGTGATCTTTATCATCGTCAAGTATATCATGAAGGGAGATGTCTCGAAGAAAGTATGA
- a CDS encoding HEAT repeat domain-containing protein codes for MVSKSKTKSKIPVHNKVEPARTDTTVPSDIPAEKTIEHLIQELKDPNEIVRSTAAGALGYSKSEKAVGPLILALKDQHVYVRHGAAWALGEIKSEKAIDALRLALNDEDEITRGKAAEALGKIQGN; via the coding sequence ATGGTTTCAAAAAGTAAAACGAAGTCAAAGATACCGGTCCACAATAAAGTCGAACCTGCCCGTACAGACACGACCGTACCATCAGATATTCCCGCAGAAAAAACCATTGAACATCTGATTCAGGAACTCAAAGATCCCAACGAAATTGTCCGCTCGACCGCAGCCGGGGCACTTGGGTACAGCAAATCGGAAAAAGCGGTTGGACCGCTTATCCTGGCCCTGAAAGATCAGCATGTCTACGTCAGGCACGGGGCAGCATGGGCGCTCGGTGAGATAAAATCAGAAAAAGCAATTGACGCACTCAGGCTGGCGTTGAATGATGAGGATGAAATAACGCGGGGGAAAGCAGCCGAAGCATTGGGAAAAATACAGGGGAACTAA
- a CDS encoding ATP-binding protein: MDTKNVIQTVPQLKSMVAALTQLLEVQETVVSGQSEDLKKNLEALQESRGRYRELVETTSDWIWEVDENGVFTYASPQVRDLIGYAPEEVLGKTPFDFMPPEEAARVGEIFMKIVTAQQPFSSLENVNLHKDGRIVILETSGVPVFRQDGQFGGYRGIDRDITHRKQVEAELKKYSETLEEMVSERTRELQDAQEQLVKKEKLTVLGKLAGGVGHELRNPLGAIKNAAYFLNMVLENPEPDVKETLEIMTREVARSEDILSSLLDFARPTVLTLRKAKINEVISEAVTRSHLPENIRLAMNLDENLPEIMADPDKLLQVFTNIVTNAVQAMGEGGELTVTSMIPEAGGVVISVSDTGSGITDENMKKLFEPLFTTKAKGIGLGLVVTKAIVEAHHGRIDVQSTVGKGTTFTVTLPVGIKGGP; the protein is encoded by the coding sequence ATGGATACCAAAAATGTGATCCAGACGGTTCCTCAGCTGAAATCCATGGTTGCTGCCTTAACCCAGTTGCTGGAAGTTCAGGAAACGGTCGTAAGCGGGCAATCAGAAGACTTGAAAAAGAACCTGGAAGCGCTGCAGGAGAGCCGGGGAAGGTACCGCGAGCTTGTCGAGACAACGAGCGACTGGATATGGGAAGTGGATGAAAACGGCGTCTTTACCTATGCAAGTCCTCAGGTCCGTGACCTGATTGGCTACGCGCCCGAAGAAGTGCTGGGAAAAACCCCCTTCGATTTTATGCCTCCGGAAGAGGCTGCCCGGGTCGGGGAGATCTTCATGAAGATCGTTACAGCACAACAACCGTTCTCATCGCTTGAAAATGTCAACCTGCATAAAGACGGCCGTATCGTCATCCTTGAAACCAGTGGCGTGCCGGTATTTCGCCAGGATGGGCAGTTTGGCGGGTACCGGGGGATAGACCGGGATATCACCCACCGCAAGCAGGTCGAGGCAGAACTCAAAAAATATTCCGAAACATTAGAAGAGATGGTCAGTGAGCGGACACGGGAACTTCAGGACGCACAGGAGCAGCTGGTAAAAAAGGAAAAACTTACAGTCCTGGGAAAACTTGCCGGGGGAGTAGGCCACGAGCTGAGAAACCCGCTGGGCGCTATCAAGAATGCGGCCTATTTCTTAAACATGGTGCTCGAAAACCCGGAACCGGATGTAAAAGAGACCCTTGAGATCATGACCCGGGAGGTGGCACGCTCCGAAGATATCTTAAGCAGCCTTCTTGATTTCGCCCGACCGACCGTCCTGACTCTTCGGAAAGCAAAAATCAACGAAGTTATCTCTGAAGCAGTTACCCGCAGTCACCTTCCGGAAAATATCCGGCTGGCCATGAACCTTGATGAGAACCTGCCGGAGATCATGGCCGACCCTGATAAGCTGCTGCAGGTCTTCACCAACATTGTCACCAATGCTGTGCAGGCCATGGGCGAGGGCGGGGAACTGACGGTAACATCCATGATTCCGGAAGCGGGCGGCGTGGTGATATCGGTCAGCGATACCGGCTCAGGCATAACGGACGAGAACATGAAGAAACTCTTCGAACCGCTCTTCACCACCAAGGCAAAGGGTATCGGCCTCGGGCTTGTGGTCACGAAGGCGATTGTCGAAGCACACCATGGCCGTATCGATGTCCAAAGTACGGTGGGAAAAGGTACGACCTTTACCGTGACGCTGCCGGTCGGCATCAAAGGGGGACCGTAA
- a CDS encoding response regulator, with protein MSEKPRVMIVDDDENLCRTLSLILKRKGYEVTVAHSGPEAIGHIRDQTFDMIFMDIKMPGMDGVEALEEIRKIRTDAAVTMMTAYAVDGLVEKALGIGAQGVLYKPVDVNKVMSTIEDVSRKPEGLNILVVDDDPGTAITLKNILARQGHAVSTAPSGEEAISMAQQQPPEIALIDMKLPGINGLQAYLALKKDHPGMTAVMMTGYRQEMTTMLETALDADAYTVMYKPLEMGALLKIMNELSRKKTGMKPRRMI; from the coding sequence ATGAGTGAAAAACCACGGGTCATGATCGTCGATGATGATGAAAACCTGTGCAGGACGTTAAGCCTCATCCTGAAACGGAAAGGGTACGAGGTGACGGTTGCGCACAGCGGCCCGGAGGCGATCGGGCATATCAGGGACCAGACCTTTGACATGATATTCATGGATATCAAGATGCCGGGTATGGACGGGGTTGAGGCCCTTGAAGAGATCCGGAAGATCAGGACCGATGCTGCCGTCACGATGATGACTGCGTACGCGGTTGACGGCCTGGTTGAAAAAGCGCTGGGCATAGGCGCACAGGGGGTCCTCTATAAACCGGTTGACGTAAACAAGGTGATGAGCACGATAGAGGATGTTTCCCGGAAACCGGAAGGGTTGAACATCCTTGTGGTGGATGATGACCCCGGGACCGCGATCACGCTCAAAAATATCCTCGCACGACAGGGTCATGCCGTCAGTACTGCCCCTTCCGGCGAGGAAGCTATAAGCATGGCACAACAACAGCCTCCGGAAATCGCATTGATTGATATGAAACTCCCCGGAATCAATGGCCTGCAGGCATACCTAGCACTGAAAAAAGACCATCCGGGTATGACTGCCGTCATGATGACCGGGTACCGGCAGGAGATGACCACGATGCTCGAGACTGCCCTGGACGCGGACGCGTACACGGTGATGTACAAACCCCTTGAGATGGGTGCCCTCTTGAAAATCATGAACGAGCTGTCAAGGAAAAAAACCGGGATGAAACCCCGCAGGATGATCTGA
- a CDS encoding PAS domain S-box protein — protein MDERDKILVIDDDEGTRKTLTLILKKKGFDVITAGTGEEGLQQAQGRKVAVALLDINLPDIEGIRLIAPLKDMHPDLAVIMITGFASMENAMRALNEGAAGYVLKPVNIDEILSKIHDALERQHLIKSKQQAEEALRVSEEKYRSLVENINDAIYSLDERGIITYVSPVIEKISGYPPSHLTGHPFTGFIVKEDLPGVMQAFESAKKGIILSFPFRVVTKSGDQRWLSVSSYPAFANGAFSGVQGVLSDITERKRAEEALRDSEERFRTMIEQSPLSIEVMSPDGRTLQVNPAFVKLWGVTLEDLKDYNMLQDEQLTLLGIMPFIERGFSGEAVAYPPLEYDGAKTLGFGDKRWVQGSIYPVRNAAGTIRNVILVHEDITEQKKAEGALRESEEKFRDIFNNANDAIEIVKLLDNGLPGMYLDLNDVACRMLGYTKEEILRLGPLDINTDYFSWPFDEIMRELHTTGHATFETEHRRKDGLIVPVEVNSHKIVLMGKTVLLSIARDITERKKAETAIQQSEQKFRDIFNNTTDAIHIHGINDDGTPGRFTDVNDVTWRMLEYTKEELLTKTPLDIATDYHNPPIEKILEEQRTTGSARFETEYRRKDGTVIPVEVNTHVVTILGKNVMLGVVRDITERKKAEALMIHFNEELEQEVKVRTEELSALLDEKVLLLREIHHRVKNNLQIIISLVNLQMRQIDDKRLKQVMAETQNRVRAMSFVHEKLYQSEDISHIDLASYTRFLVTHLISFYGVDSRQVALDIDIGKIMVGINTAIPLGLIINELASNALKHAFPNGKTGSLSITVREDDKTLSITVKDDGVGLPADFDWRNAESLGLRLVISLVEQLDGTIERDRNAGTMFTVVVQEKE, from the coding sequence ATGGATGAGAGGGATAAGATTCTTGTTATCGATGACGATGAAGGCACACGAAAGACCCTTACGCTCATCCTGAAAAAGAAGGGGTTTGACGTCATCACTGCCGGGACCGGGGAGGAGGGGCTGCAACAGGCACAAGGCAGGAAGGTTGCGGTAGCTCTTCTCGATATCAACCTGCCGGATATTGAGGGCATACGATTGATTGCTCCCTTAAAGGACATGCACCCGGATCTGGCGGTGATCATGATCACGGGCTTTGCGTCGATGGAAAATGCCATGCGGGCACTGAACGAAGGCGCAGCCGGCTATGTCCTCAAACCCGTCAACATTGATGAGATACTCTCAAAGATACATGACGCCCTCGAACGGCAGCACCTGATTAAAAGCAAACAGCAAGCCGAAGAAGCCCTTCGGGTATCTGAAGAGAAGTACCGCAGCCTGGTCGAGAACATCAATGACGCCATCTACTCGCTCGATGAACGGGGGATCATCACCTACGTCAGCCCGGTGATTGAAAAAATTTCCGGGTACCCCCCGTCCCATTTAACGGGGCATCCCTTTACCGGATTTATTGTAAAGGAAGACCTGCCAGGCGTGATGCAGGCATTCGAATCAGCAAAGAAGGGTATCATCTTATCATTCCCGTTCAGGGTTGTAACAAAATCCGGTGACCAGCGGTGGCTGAGCGTTTCGAGTTATCCCGCATTTGCCAACGGGGCATTCTCCGGAGTCCAAGGAGTTTTATCGGACATTACCGAGCGCAAGCGGGCAGAGGAAGCCCTCCGCGATAGTGAGGAACGCTTCAGGACCATGATCGAGCAGTCCCCGTTAAGTATCGAGGTAATGTCACCGGATGGCCGGACCCTGCAGGTCAATCCTGCCTTTGTGAAACTCTGGGGAGTGACGTTGGAGGATCTCAAGGATTACAATATGCTTCAGGATGAGCAGCTCACCCTCCTTGGAATTATGCCCTTTATCGAGAGAGGTTTTTCCGGGGAGGCGGTTGCGTATCCCCCCCTGGAATACGATGGTGCCAAGACCCTGGGATTCGGGGATAAAAGGTGGGTACAGGGCAGTATCTACCCGGTCCGGAATGCAGCCGGGACGATCCGTAATGTCATTTTAGTGCATGAAGACATCACTGAGCAGAAGAAAGCTGAAGGTGCACTCAGGGAGAGTGAGGAGAAGTTCCGCGACATTTTCAATAATGCAAACGATGCGATTGAAATTGTCAAACTGTTGGACAACGGGCTTCCCGGCATGTATCTCGATCTTAATGATGTCGCCTGCCGGATGCTGGGATATACCAAAGAGGAGATACTCCGGCTCGGCCCATTGGATATCAATACGGATTACTTCAGCTGGCCTTTCGATGAGATCATGCGGGAATTACATACCACCGGTCACGCAACCTTTGAAACGGAACACCGGAGAAAAGACGGGTTAATTGTCCCGGTTGAGGTCAATTCCCACAAGATTGTCCTTATGGGAAAAACCGTACTCCTCTCAATTGCCCGGGACATTACCGAACGCAAAAAAGCAGAAACCGCGATTCAGCAGAGCGAGCAGAAGTTCCGTGATATATTCAACAATACCACCGACGCTATCCATATCCACGGGATCAATGATGACGGGACACCCGGCAGGTTCACCGATGTCAACGATGTCACATGGCGGATGCTGGAATATACCAAGGAGGAGTTACTTACAAAAACTCCGCTCGATATCGCTACGGACTACCACAACCCCCCCATTGAGAAAATTCTTGAAGAGCAACGTACTACCGGAAGTGCGCGGTTCGAGACTGAGTACAGGAGAAAGGACGGCACGGTCATTCCCGTAGAAGTCAACACCCATGTCGTCACCATCTTGGGAAAGAATGTGATGCTCGGGGTTGTCCGGGATATTACTGAACGGAAGAAAGCCGAGGCGTTGATGATACATTTCAACGAGGAACTTGAGCAGGAAGTGAAAGTAAGGACCGAGGAGCTGAGCGCATTGCTGGATGAGAAAGTCCTCCTCCTCCGCGAGATCCATCACCGGGTCAAGAATAATCTCCAGATCATCATCAGCTTAGTCAACCTCCAGATGCGCCAGATCGATGACAAGCGGTTAAAACAGGTCATGGCGGAGACGCAGAACAGGGTGCGGGCGATGTCCTTTGTCCACGAAAAACTGTACCAGTCCGAGGATATCTCCCATATCGATCTCGCCAGCTACACCCGGTTTTTAGTAACTCACCTTATCTCGTTCTATGGAGTTGATTCCCGGCAGGTGGCCCTGGATATCGATATCGGGAAGATCATGGTCGGTATCAACACGGCAATCCCGCTCGGGCTTATCATCAACGAACTGGCCAGCAACGCGTTGAAACACGCGTTCCCCAATGGAAAAACAGGATCGTTGTCCATCACGGTACGGGAAGATGACAAGACACTTTCTATCACCGTTAAGGATGATGGTGTCGGGCTACCTGCGGATTTCGACTGGCGGAATGCAGAATCACTTGGGCTCCGGCTGGTGATCTCGCTGGTGGAGCAACTGGACGGTACCATTGAACGGGACCGGAATGCGGGGACGATGTTTACGGTTGTCGTGCAGGAGAAAGAATGA
- a CDS encoding antibiotic biosynthesis monooxygenase, with translation MAESADNPITVVRVHYVKEGCEPRFEQEIKNYMHEFSFTPGNLGISIFRPGQHHDGVYRIVYKFTSQKELDRWHTSSDYLAWMKTEQELTIAPPRTEVLSGLETWFTLPGQHVLRPPTKARMAAVTWIAVLPVSIIISLVTDPFLDTRSFLVQKLVFVSLLVCLLTWVVMPVATRIFARWLYAPEDLAPAGEG, from the coding sequence TTGGCTGAATCTGCTGATAATCCCATCACGGTCGTACGCGTCCATTACGTGAAGGAAGGCTGCGAACCGCGGTTTGAACAGGAAATAAAAAACTACATGCACGAGTTTAGTTTCACCCCTGGCAATCTCGGGATCTCGATCTTCCGGCCGGGTCAACACCATGATGGCGTATACCGGATCGTGTACAAGTTTACTTCCCAAAAAGAACTCGACCGGTGGCATACCTCATCAGACTACCTCGCGTGGATGAAGACCGAACAGGAGCTCACGATTGCCCCGCCCCGCACGGAAGTACTCTCGGGCCTGGAGACATGGTTCACGCTCCCCGGGCAGCATGTCCTCAGGCCCCCGACAAAAGCACGCATGGCGGCCGTGACCTGGATTGCGGTCCTGCCGGTCTCGATTATCATCTCGCTCGTCACGGACCCGTTTTTGGATACCCGGTCGTTTCTTGTCCAGAAACTGGTATTTGTCTCGCTTCTGGTATGCCTGCTCACCTGGGTCGTGATGCCGGTGGCTACCCGGATTTTTGCCCGCTGGCTGTACGCTCCCGAAGACCTGGCCCCGGCGGGGGAAGGATAA
- a CDS encoding ATP-binding protein — translation MYMILAQQLEELVLTQKESFLSRDPGIPREIATERFVKTDAIVVITGIRRCGKSTLMRQLSAQYSDFLYINFDDDRLMDFSLSDFPALMLVFEKTTPGTKVLFIDEIQNVPGWERFVRRIHDEGYKVFLTGSNANLLSAELGTHLTGRYTKITLYPFSFRECLRFRSIVTDRITEKKKAAILAEFDRYLTGGGFPEFLKYGDQEYLKRIYDDILFRDIISRFKIREVKGFRQLAHYLFTNAANAATYNALKNTLGFKSVVSVRDYVGFLEEAYLIFEIFRYDFSLKKQYVNEKKLYCIDTGMRNAVAFRFSDDKGRILENLVLIELLRRGKSVYFFKNPKECDFITEDKGTITGAIQVCYELTRENRDRELGGLAGAMTMHDLTAGLILTYHQEETITLGNAVIRVLPAWKWLIEYRDEAGYPPESAIKPAYVKKIKAPGSTLILPPPGPGLRERTASGQKSG, via the coding sequence ATGTATATGATCCTGGCACAGCAGCTCGAAGAACTGGTACTCACCCAGAAAGAATCATTCCTTTCCCGGGATCCCGGCATACCCCGGGAGATCGCAACCGAACGATTCGTAAAGACCGATGCGATTGTCGTTATCACCGGCATACGGAGGTGCGGCAAGTCAACGCTCATGCGCCAGCTGTCAGCGCAGTACAGCGATTTCCTGTACATCAACTTCGATGATGACCGGCTCATGGACTTTTCCCTGTCAGATTTTCCCGCCCTGATGCTCGTCTTTGAAAAGACTACCCCGGGAACAAAAGTTCTCTTTATCGACGAGATCCAGAATGTCCCGGGCTGGGAGCGGTTCGTCCGCAGGATCCATGACGAGGGGTACAAAGTCTTTCTCACCGGCTCCAATGCCAATCTCCTCTCGGCGGAACTCGGCACACACCTTACCGGGCGCTATACCAAAATCACCCTGTACCCGTTCTCGTTCCGGGAATGCTTACGGTTCAGGTCGATTGTCACCGACCGGATCACGGAGAAGAAGAAAGCCGCTATCCTCGCGGAGTTCGACCGGTATCTCACCGGCGGGGGGTTCCCTGAATTCCTGAAATACGGGGATCAGGAATACCTCAAGCGGATTTATGACGACATCCTGTTCCGGGACATCATCAGCCGGTTCAAGATCCGGGAGGTTAAAGGGTTCCGGCAACTCGCCCACTACCTCTTCACCAATGCAGCAAATGCGGCAACATACAATGCCTTAAAAAACACGCTCGGGTTCAAAAGTGTTGTCTCGGTCCGGGATTATGTCGGTTTTTTAGAAGAGGCGTACCTTATCTTCGAAATCTTCAGGTACGATTTTTCCTTAAAAAAACAGTACGTCAACGAAAAGAAACTCTACTGCATTGACACCGGCATGAGAAATGCTGTCGCGTTCCGGTTTTCGGATGACAAAGGCAGGATACTCGAAAATCTCGTGCTCATCGAGCTCCTGCGCCGGGGAAAATCCGTATATTTCTTCAAAAACCCCAAAGAGTGCGATTTTATCACGGAAGACAAGGGAACGATAACCGGGGCGATCCAGGTCTGCTATGAACTCACGCGGGAGAACCGGGACCGGGAACTCGGCGGTCTTGCCGGTGCGATGACCATGCATGATCTGACTGCCGGCCTCATCCTCACGTACCACCAGGAGGAGACCATTACGCTGGGTAATGCGGTCATCCGGGTGCTGCCAGCCTGGAAATGGCTCATCGAATACCGGGACGAGGCCGGGTACCCTCCGGAATCGGCCATCAAACCCGCATATGTTAAAAAAATAAAAGCCCCCGGGAGCACGCTTATCCTTCCCCCGCCGGGGCCAGGTCTTCGGGAGCGTACAGCCAGCGGGCAAAAATCCGGGTAG
- a CDS encoding type II toxin-antitoxin system RelE/ParE family toxin translates to MWQKDSARFSQLEKKLLELAENPETGKPLKKPLKGFWRLHIGHYVLMYKIDKKNQKITLVDYAHHDEIY, encoded by the coding sequence ATGTGGCAGAAAGATTCTGCGAGGTTCAGCCAGCTTGAAAAGAAGTTACTGGAACTGGCAGAAAACCCGGAGACAGGAAAACCCCTGAAAAAACCACTGAAAGGATTCTGGCGGCTGCATATCGGGCACTATGTCCTCATGTACAAAATCGATAAGAAAAACCAGAAAATTACTCTCGTGGATTATGCCCATCACGATGAGATATACTAA
- a CDS encoding DUF2683 family protein, translating into MQYSDIIQPKKVRKGSSQSSRTAASLNESVPCVMESVPGTPGNQKIEKILSDILIKLERIEEKIDEAVYPPESAIKPAYVKKIKEIDAELAKGKGKTYATMDEFIRNIKQ; encoded by the coding sequence ATGCAGTATTCCGATATCATCCAGCCAAAAAAAGTACGGAAGGGAAGTTCCCAATCTTCCCGCACAGCAGCTTCCCTGAATGAATCTGTTCCGTGCGTAATGGAATCGGTCCCCGGCACTCCGGGCAACCAGAAGATCGAAAAGATCCTGTCAGATATCCTCATCAAACTCGAGCGTATCGAAGAAAAAATTGATGAAGCCGTCTACCCTCCGGAATCTGCCATCAAGCCGGCATATGTGAAAAAGATCAAAGAAATCGATGCAGAACTCGCAAAGGGGAAAGGCAAAACGTACGCTACGATGGATGAATTCATCCGGAATATCAAACAATGA
- a CDS encoding HepT-like ribonuclease domain-containing protein — translation MRSDIDRLRDINEAIQRIGEKLPSGKDEFFQSDLLQVWVLYHIQVIGEAANGITPGFQNDHKEIPWKDIIAMRHLLVHQYFGIDLGEVWSTAQQDLPKLQQEILRILKSG, via the coding sequence ATGAGATCGGACATTGACCGGCTCCGTGATATCAATGAAGCAATACAGCGTATCGGAGAAAAACTCCCATCAGGAAAAGATGAGTTCTTTCAATCCGACCTGCTCCAGGTATGGGTACTCTATCACATCCAGGTAATTGGTGAAGCTGCAAACGGTATCACTCCAGGGTTCCAGAATGATCACAAGGAAATTCCCTGGAAAGATATTATCGCGATGCGACATCTTCTCGTTCACCAGTATTTCGGCATCGATCTGGGCGAAGTCTGGAGTACTGCCCAACAGGATCTTCCCAAACTTCAGCAGGAGATCTTACGAATTTTAAAAAGCGGGTAA